In the Natrinema sp. CBA1119 genome, GCGCGAAGACGGGGACGAAGACGACCGTTTCGATCACCCCCGGAAGCGCGACGTACTCGAACAGCGTTCCCAGTCCGAACACGAGGACGAACACCGCGAGGAACGATCCGCTGACCAGCAGCTGCCAGTTGAGCGCGTTCCGCGCGTTGGCCCGCGTGAATTCGTGTTCCGATACCGCGTAGATGATCCCGGCGGTGACGAACCCGAGAAACGGGAGGATCGCGATGAAGTGGACGAATATCCCTAGGAGCGTCCGCTCCGTGAGGATCGACGGGCCGGGTTCGGTCGAAGTCGATTCGGGAGACGGCGATTCGTTCGGGGTCGAGTCAGTCGACATGGGTACGTGTGCTGGGATATCGGTTGGGTGATAGTCAGTTGCGTCGCGTTACTTCGGACTGGTCCGTTTAGGCGTCGGAATCGATCCGTTGGCGCCGTCGTCGCGACGGTTGCGAACGGCGCGTTCGGCGAAGAGGAGGACCAGACAGACGATGAAGAGATTGCCGGCGGCCGCCCACAGCCCGTGACTCGCGTCGACGGGGGCCTCTATCGACAGCACGATCATCCCGACGCCGACACAGAACAGCACCAGGCTGAGCTGGAAGCCCGCCAGGACCAGCGTCCTGATCCCGGCCGGGTTCCGGAGTCGGAGAAAGTCACGCGCCGACAGCGTTTCGAGTGGCGAATCGTGAGCGAGCGCCCGTTTCCCGTCCGGCGAGAGCGGCCACTGCGATTCGGGATGGTTGACGTAGTA is a window encoding:
- a CDS encoding DUF4870 domain-containing protein; the protein is MSTDSTPNESPSPESTSTEPGPSILTERTLLGIFVHFIAILPFLGFVTAGIIYAVSEHEFTRANARNALNWQLLVSGSFLAVFVLVFGLGTLFEYVALPGVIETVVFVPVFALAFVSILLGFLNFFVWIVATAKAIFGDAWRYPFAPEFV